A window of the Methyloprofundus sp. genome harbors these coding sequences:
- a CDS encoding tungstate transport system substrate-binding protein, with protein sequence MSTTTSTENSGLLKVLNPLFEKVYAIRLDVIAVGTGKALRLGENGDVDIVFVHAPKAEIEFVRKDFGVDRKAVMHNDFVLIGPTTNPAKITSTQSITTALQQIAKYKSLFVSRGDDSGTHKKEVSLWQAAQLDPQGKNYLSVGQGMGAVIKIANEKQAYTLTDRGTYIAFKDKIDLVIINAGDQALFNPYHIMAVNPKKHQHARYALAKKYIDYVTGVEAQALIGTYKKLGEQLFYPDAQK encoded by the coding sequence ATGTCAACGACTACCAGCACCGAAAACTCTGGTTTATTAAAAGTACTTAACCCCTTATTCGAAAAAGTCTACGCTATTCGCCTTGATGTAATTGCCGTGGGCACAGGCAAGGCTTTACGACTTGGCGAAAATGGTGATGTTGATATTGTCTTTGTACACGCCCCAAAGGCAGAGATTGAGTTTGTACGCAAAGATTTTGGTGTTGATAGAAAAGCGGTCATGCATAATGATTTTGTACTCATCGGTCCTACTACAAACCCAGCAAAAATCACTTCTACACAATCAATAACAACTGCACTACAACAAATAGCAAAGTATAAATCTCTATTTGTTTCACGCGGTGATGATTCTGGTACTCATAAAAAAGAAGTGAGTTTGTGGCAAGCCGCACAACTAGACCCGCAAGGTAAGAATTACCTTTCTGTCGGCCAAGGCATGGGAGCAGTCATAAAAATTGCTAATGAAAAGCAGGCTTATACTTTAACTGACCGTGGTACTTATATTGCCTTTAAAGATAAAATTGATCTCGTTATTATTAATGCAGGCGATCAAGCTTTATTTAACCCCTACCATATTATGGCTGTTAACCCGAAAAAGCATCAGCATGCACGATATGCGCTAGCAAAAAAATACATCGACTATGTAACAGGTGTGGAAGCACAGGCACTTATCGGTACTTATAAAAAATTGGGGGAACAGTTATTTTATCCTGATGCACAGAAATAA
- a CDS encoding adenine phosphoribosyltransferase, with protein MQRLKDKIRDIPDFPKSGIIFKDITPLVKDPASLRLATYQLINPFLGRDITAVAGMEARGFIFGSLVAWELNLPFIPLRKPGKLPYDAQSVSYELEYGSASLEVHSDALNKNDRVLLIDDLLATGGTAKASCELIEKLGARVEALAFVIELDFLKGKEKLANYEVHSLLHY; from the coding sequence ATGCAGCGACTTAAAGATAAAATTCGTGATATTCCGGACTTCCCTAAATCTGGTATTATTTTCAAGGATATTACCCCACTGGTAAAAGATCCAGCTAGTCTGCGTTTAGCAACGTACCAGCTTATCAACCCTTTTTTAGGGCGTGATATTACAGCCGTTGCAGGCATGGAAGCACGAGGCTTTATCTTTGGATCTCTTGTTGCATGGGAACTAAACCTCCCTTTCATTCCTTTGAGAAAACCGGGCAAACTACCTTATGATGCGCAAAGCGTTTCGTATGAACTAGAGTACGGTTCAGCCAGCTTAGAAGTGCATAGCGATGCTTTAAATAAAAATGACCGAGTACTCTTAATTGATGACCTCCTTGCAACAGGCGGCACAGCGAAAGCAAGCTGCGAACTGATAGAAAAACTTGGCGCACGCGTGGAGGCACTCGCTTTCGTGATTGAATTGGACTTTCTTAAAGGTAAAGAAAAGTTAGCTAACTACGAAGTGCATAGCTTACTGCATTACTAA
- a CDS encoding squalene monooxygenase, translating to MNTPSEHNDLYDICIVGAGMAGATIAAYLASKDIKIALIDREYTEKRRIVGELLQPGAVETLKKMGLERLLEGFDAQPVYGYALFQNENKFSISYNQNDATDYHGIGLHNGRFLQKIREDALSNDSVSQIHGTVSELTEDESGVVTGVKYREKHTREYKSIHAKLTIMSDGFFSNFRKDLSNNVKSVTSFFIGLVLKDCKLPFPNHGHVFLSAPTPFICYPISSTETRLLIDFPGDKAPKKDDIKTHIANKVAPFLPEEFKECFANALAEDDFKVMPNHYMPAKPVLREGAVLLGDALNMRHPLTGGGLTAVFNDVLLLSTHLLAMPDFNDSKLIHEKLELYYQDRYHANTNVNIMANALYGVMSNDLLKQGVFEYLRQGSNKAGNPSPITLLAGLNRNPKILIKHFFSVSLLCIKNLSMHSNMSLSNVFRIIKDSFCIIKPLAVNELRPSSFYKKNIQH from the coding sequence ATGAACACACCATCTGAACATAATGATTTATATGACATTTGTATTGTCGGAGCCGGTATGGCAGGTGCAACGATTGCTGCATACCTTGCATCTAAAGACATCAAAATTGCGTTAATTGACAGAGAATACACTGAAAAAAGACGTATAGTCGGCGAATTACTACAACCTGGTGCAGTTGAGACCTTAAAAAAAATGGGCTTAGAACGCCTACTTGAAGGTTTTGATGCGCAACCTGTTTATGGTTATGCTTTATTTCAAAATGAGAATAAGTTCTCCATTTCTTATAACCAAAATGATGCAACCGACTATCATGGCATTGGTCTACACAATGGACGCTTCTTACAAAAAATTCGTGAGGATGCACTTAGTAATGACAGCGTCAGCCAAATCCACGGCACCGTATCAGAACTTACAGAAGACGAATCAGGCGTAGTAACAGGTGTTAAATACCGCGAAAAACACACCAGAGAATATAAAAGTATTCATGCAAAACTTACCATCATGAGTGATGGATTTTTCTCTAATTTTCGTAAAGATTTAAGTAACAACGTTAAATCAGTTACCTCATTTTTTATCGGCTTAGTATTAAAGGACTGTAAACTCCCTTTCCCTAACCATGGGCATGTTTTTTTGTCAGCACCGACGCCTTTTATTTGCTACCCAATTTCTAGCACCGAAACACGCTTACTAATTGACTTTCCTGGCGATAAAGCACCTAAAAAAGACGATATAAAAACACATATAGCGAATAAAGTTGCACCTTTTCTTCCTGAGGAATTTAAAGAGTGCTTTGCTAATGCGCTAGCCGAAGATGACTTCAAAGTAATGCCGAACCACTACATGCCCGCCAAACCTGTATTAAGAGAAGGGGCGGTATTACTAGGTGATGCACTTAATATGCGCCACCCATTAACAGGTGGCGGCCTAACAGCCGTATTCAACGATGTCTTGCTGCTAAGCACACACTTGCTAGCAATGCCTGATTTTAATGACTCCAAGTTGATTCATGAAAAACTAGAACTATATTATCAAGATCGTTACCATGCCAACACCAATGTCAATATCATGGCAAATGCACTTTATGGCGTTATGTCAAACGATCTACTCAAACAAGGTGTTTTTGAATATTTACGCCAAGGCAGTAACAAAGCAGGCAACCCTAGCCCCATCACCTTATTAGCTGGTCTAAACAGAAACCCTAAAATACTCATTAAACACTTTTTCAGCGTTTCTTTACTCTGCATTAAAAACTTGTCCATGCATAGCAATATGAGCCTTAGCAATGTATTTCGAATCATTAAAGATTCGTTTTGCATCATCAAGCCACTGGCTGTAAATGAACTCCGTCCTAGCTCATTTTACAAAAAAAATATCCAACATTAA
- a CDS encoding lanosterol synthase, which yields MPQNKSSWNHWKLLTKNGRQVWAYKPSSQNIDDHLDNAQSFTEQDMRAFNDDFTFDRNINPTSADKVFRHQALVKNSYRYTGKRPKASSKKEQALIDSLIKGMHHFSQLQTEEGHWPGDYGGPLFLLPGLLIASYITKTPFPRPHREMMQVYLFNHQHTNGGWGMHIEGEPTMFGTVMQYVSLRLLGIQQQDPRLVKASAWIKENGGAATIPSWGKFYLAILNLYHWDGFNSLFPEMWLFPKWLPVHPSRYWCHSRMVYLPMAYCQAHQIQVPENDLILSLRKEIYNEDFDTINWPAQRDRVCAKDCYTKQSPVLKWMNLFTNGYEKIRPQWLRDKASDYLLKYINAEDAQTEYLDIGPVSKAINSICIWHAYGKDSEPFKKHVARWYDYLWVAEDGMKMSGYNGSQLWDVAFTTKAMLESDLGLSFPETLNKSYQFIDNMQILSEHATHQEFFRHPMIGSWPFSTAEQGWPVADCTAKGLSATLAVHKTGIVKTNISDERIKQAVDVILSYQNKDGGWPTYELSRAPKWLEALNPSEIFADIMIDYSWTECSAACVIALLEILEHYPDYKNNELQAAISRGLQFIVQQQKQDGSWYGGWAVCFTYATWFAVEALVQGKDFIDTEQRTQCINKACNFLISKQMPDGGWGETYESCAKMVYTQAASSQVVNTAWALLALQAADAPEKQAIQQGIDLLISRQLDNGDWAQENISGVFNYNCMITYSSYRNIFPIWALNRFYQHKRY from the coding sequence ATGCCGCAAAATAAATCAAGCTGGAATCACTGGAAACTACTCACCAAAAATGGCCGTCAGGTATGGGCATACAAGCCCAGCTCACAAAACATTGACGATCATTTAGATAATGCACAGTCATTTACCGAGCAAGACATGCGTGCATTTAATGATGATTTCACATTTGATCGCAACATCAACCCGACCTCAGCTGATAAAGTTTTTAGGCACCAAGCACTGGTAAAAAATAGTTACCGCTACACGGGCAAAAGACCCAAAGCATCGAGCAAAAAAGAACAAGCCTTAATTGATAGCCTTATTAAGGGTATGCATCATTTTAGCCAACTACAAACCGAAGAAGGTCATTGGCCAGGGGATTATGGCGGCCCTCTATTCTTACTGCCGGGCTTATTGATCGCATCCTATATCACCAAGACCCCATTTCCACGTCCGCACAGAGAAATGATGCAGGTCTATCTATTTAACCATCAACATACTAATGGTGGCTGGGGTATGCACATTGAAGGCGAGCCAACTATGTTTGGTACTGTCATGCAATATGTATCACTGCGTCTACTAGGTATCCAGCAACAAGACCCTCGCTTAGTTAAAGCTAGTGCTTGGATTAAAGAAAATGGTGGCGCTGCAACAATTCCATCTTGGGGGAAATTTTACTTAGCCATACTCAACTTATATCACTGGGATGGCTTTAATAGCTTATTCCCAGAAATGTGGCTATTTCCAAAATGGCTACCAGTACACCCTTCTCGTTATTGGTGTCATAGTCGCATGGTGTATTTACCAATGGCTTATTGCCAAGCGCACCAAATTCAAGTACCTGAAAATGATTTAATTCTCTCGTTAAGAAAAGAAATTTATAACGAAGATTTTGATACTATCAACTGGCCAGCACAAAGAGACAGGGTTTGTGCAAAAGATTGCTACACCAAACAATCTCCCGTTTTAAAATGGATGAATTTATTCACCAATGGCTACGAAAAAATCAGACCGCAATGGCTAAGAGATAAAGCCAGCGATTATCTTTTAAAGTACATCAATGCTGAAGATGCGCAAACTGAATACCTTGATATAGGTCCTGTTAGTAAAGCCATAAACTCTATCTGCATCTGGCATGCTTATGGCAAAGATTCAGAACCATTTAAAAAGCACGTTGCCCGTTGGTATGATTATTTATGGGTTGCTGAAGATGGTATGAAAATGAGCGGTTATAATGGCTCACAACTTTGGGATGTTGCCTTTACTACTAAGGCCATGCTGGAAAGTGATTTAGGACTATCATTCCCTGAGACATTAAATAAAAGCTATCAATTTATTGATAACATGCAAATCCTCTCTGAGCATGCCACACACCAAGAATTTTTCCGACATCCTATGATTGGTAGCTGGCCTTTTTCTACCGCAGAACAAGGCTGGCCCGTTGCTGATTGTACGGCTAAAGGCTTAAGTGCCACCTTAGCAGTACATAAAACTGGCATAGTAAAAACCAATATTAGTGACGAACGCATCAAGCAAGCTGTGGATGTTATTCTTTCGTACCAAAATAAAGATGGTGGCTGGCCAACTTATGAATTAAGCCGTGCACCTAAATGGCTAGAAGCACTTAACCCATCTGAGATATTTGCCGACATTATGATCGACTATTCTTGGACTGAATGTAGTGCAGCTTGCGTGATCGCCCTACTAGAAATACTAGAGCATTACCCTGACTATAAAAATAATGAATTACAAGCCGCCATTTCGCGTGGTCTACAATTTATTGTTCAGCAACAAAAACAGGATGGCTCCTGGTATGGAGGCTGGGCAGTATGCTTTACCTACGCAACGTGGTTCGCCGTTGAAGCCTTAGTACAAGGCAAAGATTTCATTGATACAGAACAACGTACTCAATGCATTAATAAAGCCTGTAATTTCCTTATCAGCAAACAAATGCCCGATGGTGGCTGGGGAGAAACCTATGAATCTTGCGCAAAAATGGTTTACACACAAGCAGCATCCTCCCAAGTTGTCAACACTGCATGGGCACTACTTGCCTTACAAGCCGCTGATGCACCTGAAAAACAAGCCATTCAACAAGGCATAGATTTACTTATCTCACGCCAATTAGACAATGGCGACTGGGCACAAGAAAATATTTCTGGTGTCTTTAATTATAATTGCATGATTACTTACAGCTCATACCGAAATATTTTTCCTATTTGGGCATTAAATCGCTTTTATCAACATAAACGCTATTAA
- a CDS encoding formamidopyrimidine-DNA glycosylase, which translates to MPELPEVETTLRGITPHIKGQIVSKVIIRHPKLRWPIPPKLPQLIEQQTLQSLNRRAKYLLLNFESGTLLIHLGMSGSLRIITTDTAPAKHDHFEILFTHRQGIRLTDPRRFGAVLWLGKTPHTHALLNKLGPEPLSNDFSADYLYQISRQRKVSIKQFIMNQNIVTGIGNIYCTEVLFYASINPTRAAGQISANEYHHLVIEIKKTLSLAINQGGTSLRDFVGSDGKPGYFKQQLSAYGRKGLPCIYCKQALTEIKQSGRTTIYCSTCQK; encoded by the coding sequence ATGCCCGAACTCCCTGAAGTTGAAACAACCTTACGCGGCATAACACCGCATATTAAAGGTCAAATTGTTAGCAAGGTTATCATACGCCACCCCAAACTGCGCTGGCCAATTCCCCCCAAACTTCCTCAATTAATTGAACAACAAACTCTACAAAGCCTCAATCGTAGAGCCAAATATTTACTACTAAATTTTGAGTCAGGAACCTTATTAATCCACCTAGGCATGTCAGGTAGCTTACGCATCATAACTACCGACACTGCGCCTGCAAAGCATGATCATTTTGAGATACTTTTCACACACAGGCAAGGCATACGCTTAACTGACCCACGCCGCTTTGGTGCAGTCTTATGGCTAGGAAAAACACCCCATACTCACGCATTATTAAACAAATTAGGCCCTGAGCCATTAAGTAACGATTTTTCAGCTGACTATCTTTACCAAATATCACGCCAACGCAAAGTCAGTATTAAACAATTTATAATGAATCAAAACATTGTCACTGGTATAGGCAATATTTATTGTACTGAAGTACTTTTTTATGCCAGCATCAATCCTACTCGCGCTGCCGGCCAAATTTCAGCCAATGAATATCACCATTTAGTCATTGAAATCAAAAAGACCCTAAGCCTAGCCATTAACCAAGGCGGCACTAGCTTGCGTGATTTCGTTGGTAGTGATGGTAAGCCTGGTTATTTTAAACAACAATTAAGCGCCTATGGGCGTAAAGGCTTACCTTGCATATATTGCAAGCAAGCTTTAACTGAAATAAAACAATCTGGCAGAACGACTATTTATTGCAGCACTTGCCAAAAATAA
- a CDS encoding omega-hydroxy-beta-dihydromenaquinone-9 sulfotransferase, with product MFFLYWPIFLKLMLRMFSRRYFRPKFVFFVGGIIIPSILLLRIIVLFFQILDYVFFPSFWRTNAKQPLFILSNPRSGSTFLHRMLEKDQQFTYLTLWQSLFNSILLYKLVILITNIDKQIGGPLTWAMEKIDGHFFKGWDGLHKAGLRYSEEDEFLFVSAFLAPGLVLFFPYLHEVSDIYSIDNLPEKARKKIVNNFRLSVQRHIYATGGATFLAKNAVAGGRLGIYQEAFPDMRAIYIHSDILKSVASSLSVFTKPWSFHSPDCFQRKYESMSVVEMVRTNYQGIIHHQQKFNPENVIDIEYDDLVTEPEATVKSIYRYFDLSLSDQYQKRLTEDCIAAKSYKSTHMYAVEDYGFSSEEIERYMYGHVTKYEVFGIPQVKPLN from the coding sequence TTGTTTTTTCTCTATTGGCCTATTTTTCTAAAGTTGATGTTGCGTATGTTTAGCAGGCGATATTTTCGACCAAAATTTGTTTTTTTTGTTGGTGGTATTATTATTCCTTCAATTCTATTGTTGCGAATAATTGTCTTGTTTTTTCAAATTTTAGATTATGTTTTTTTTCCCAGTTTCTGGCGTACAAACGCTAAACAACCCCTATTTATTTTAAGCAACCCACGCAGTGGCTCAACATTTTTACACCGGATGTTGGAAAAGGATCAACAGTTTACCTACCTGACCTTATGGCAATCATTGTTTAATTCTATACTTCTCTATAAGCTGGTAATACTTATTACCAATATCGATAAACAAATTGGTGGTCCATTGACGTGGGCGATGGAAAAAATTGACGGACATTTCTTCAAGGGCTGGGATGGCTTACATAAAGCTGGACTTAGATATTCTGAAGAAGATGAATTTCTTTTTGTCAGTGCTTTTTTAGCACCAGGACTCGTTTTATTTTTTCCTTACCTACACGAAGTTTCTGATATTTATTCAATTGATAATTTACCTGAAAAAGCACGTAAAAAGATTGTTAACAATTTTCGTTTGTCGGTGCAGCGTCATATTTATGCAACAGGAGGCGCAACATTTCTTGCCAAAAATGCAGTGGCAGGTGGGCGCTTAGGTATATATCAGGAGGCTTTTCCTGATATGCGGGCTATCTATATACACAGTGATATACTTAAATCTGTTGCTTCATCCCTGAGCGTCTTTACTAAGCCTTGGTCATTTCACTCGCCAGACTGCTTTCAAAGAAAATATGAAAGCATGAGTGTGGTGGAAATGGTACGCACTAATTATCAGGGAATTATTCATCATCAGCAGAAATTTAACCCTGAAAATGTGATTGATATTGAATATGATGATTTAGTGACTGAGCCGGAAGCAACCGTAAAGTCTATCTATCGATATTTTGATTTATCGCTAAGTGATCAATATCAAAAACGATTGACTGAAGACTGTATTGCCGCGAAATCCTATAAAAGCACCCATATGTATGCGGTTGAAGATTATGGCTTTTCTAGTGAAGAAATTGAGCGATATATGTATGGTCATGTAACCAAATATGAAGTGTTTGGAATACCGCAAGTAAAGCCATTAAATTGA
- a CDS encoding twitching motility protein PilU, whose translation MDITPYIKLMVEKNADSLYLSTGSTPCLRLLDQEKAVGNTILTHEILNDIFLNITDDTQKLQFSIEKQLRFAANLFGKNKFIVEVNDKNEQLSILISIDKRQVFSSPTISDINVLGSAPQESLDIQPYLQKIVELEGSDLFITAGSPVKTKIHGTAVELDTYLLTPELTKSAAYRIMNDEQIEEFEQHKDLDFAISLPDGSARFRVNAFYQRRTIGLVLRLIPSVIPTTKDLNLPEVLSELIMDKRGLLLMVGGTGSGKSTSLAAMINHRNMNSAGHILTIEDPVEFSHPNLKSIVNQREVGVDTASYARALKASLREAPDVILIGEIRDRETMEAALELANTGHLCISTLHSNNANQAMERIINMFPHVQHKQLFMDMAINLNAVISQRLIPDSEGKRCAAIEVLINTPHIANLILKGDLSEIKEAMKTSGSKSMKTFDDALLDLYKAKRITLEEALKNADSRNDLEAKINFG comes from the coding sequence ATGGATATTACCCCTTATATAAAGTTAATGGTCGAGAAAAATGCTGATAGCTTATACCTCAGCACTGGCTCAACTCCCTGCTTACGCTTATTAGACCAAGAAAAAGCAGTTGGTAACACTATCTTGACTCATGAAATACTTAATGATATTTTTTTGAACATAACTGATGATACCCAAAAATTACAATTCTCAATTGAAAAACAATTAAGGTTTGCAGCTAACTTATTTGGTAAAAATAAATTTATTGTTGAAGTTAACGATAAAAATGAGCAATTATCGATCCTGATCAGTATTGATAAACGCCAAGTATTTAGCTCACCAACCATATCCGATATTAACGTATTAGGTTCCGCGCCACAAGAAAGCCTAGATATTCAGCCTTATTTACAAAAAATCGTAGAATTAGAGGGCTCAGATTTATTTATTACCGCTGGCTCGCCTGTTAAAACTAAAATTCATGGCACGGCAGTTGAACTCGACACCTACCTGCTTACTCCAGAACTTACAAAATCGGCTGCATACCGCATCATGAATGATGAGCAGATCGAGGAATTTGAACAACATAAAGATTTAGATTTTGCGATTAGCTTACCCGATGGTAGCGCCCGTTTTCGGGTCAATGCCTTCTACCAACGTCGTACCATTGGCCTAGTATTACGTTTAATCCCTTCCGTCATTCCCACTACAAAAGACTTAAACCTTCCTGAGGTATTGTCTGAACTTATTATGGATAAGCGTGGGTTATTATTGATGGTAGGTGGTACTGGCTCAGGGAAATCAACGTCATTAGCAGCAATGATCAACCATCGTAATATGAATTCGGCAGGACATATTTTAACAATTGAAGATCCGGTTGAATTTTCTCACCCAAACCTGAAGTCCATTGTTAACCAACGTGAAGTAGGCGTTGACACTGCCTCCTATGCGCGCGCCTTAAAAGCCAGCTTGCGTGAAGCACCTGATGTCATTTTAATTGGTGAGATCCGTGACCGCGAAACTATGGAGGCCGCACTTGAATTAGCCAATACTGGACACTTATGCATATCAACTTTACACTCCAATAATGCCAATCAGGCAATGGAGCGTATCATTAATATGTTCCCGCACGTACAACATAAGCAGCTATTTATGGATATGGCCATTAACTTAAATGCCGTCATTTCACAACGACTGATTCCTGATTCAGAAGGCAAGCGCTGTGCAGCTATTGAAGTGCTCATCAATACTCCCCATATTGCTAACCTGATTTTAAAAGGTGATTTAAGTGAAATTAAAGAGGCAATGAAAACCAGCGGTAGCAAAAGCATGAAGACTTTTGATGATGCTTTATTAGATTTATATAAAGCCAAACGTATTACTTTAGAAGAAGCCTTAAAAAATGCAGATTCACGCAATGACTTAGAGGCAAAAATTAACTTTGGTTAA
- a CDS encoding 1,2-diacylglycerol 3-alpha-glucosyltransferase — protein sequence MGIVLKIVFVADNVDGEKSGGVVSTRRFIDYFKETDELTVVSTGKPEHNKIVFPAFYVPFAKKQMQAMDFLFAWPNKKVLREVIQDADLIHIQFPFFLGYQALKIAKELNKPIVFGFHVQPENLMWNIGLDFDWLNAFLYRFFIRTFYNKADLVISPSAFGKTMLEKFAIRVPVEIVSNGLPDQFKPKQCVKEPEFEDKFLILMVGRLAKEKRHDLVMQAIKQSKFKDKIQLVVTGQGALRAELIDLGNTLPNPAFFEYVSQEKLISLFNTADLFIHASEIELEGMAVLEAIGCGLPALISDAEHSASAQFALNDDFLFTSGDVESLTTKMDYWIEHDAELKATKALYLAKAQAYAFEACVQQAKKLYDGVVSHKNSEKA from the coding sequence TTGGGGATTGTATTGAAAATCGTATTTGTTGCAGATAATGTGGATGGTGAAAAGTCAGGTGGGGTTGTTTCTACAAGGCGATTCATTGATTATTTTAAAGAAACGGATGAACTCACGGTGGTAAGTACGGGAAAGCCAGAGCATAATAAAATTGTTTTTCCTGCCTTTTATGTACCGTTTGCCAAAAAACAGATGCAGGCAATGGACTTTTTATTTGCTTGGCCAAATAAAAAAGTACTGCGCGAGGTTATTCAAGACGCTGATTTGATTCATATTCAGTTTCCCTTTTTTTTAGGGTACCAAGCTTTAAAAATTGCTAAGGAATTAAATAAGCCGATAGTCTTTGGTTTTCACGTACAACCAGAAAACCTTATGTGGAATATAGGCTTAGATTTTGATTGGTTAAATGCCTTTCTGTATCGATTCTTTATTCGCACTTTTTACAATAAAGCCGACTTGGTTATTTCGCCCAGTGCTTTTGGGAAAACTATGCTGGAGAAGTTTGCTATTCGAGTGCCTGTTGAAATTGTCTCCAATGGCCTGCCAGACCAGTTTAAGCCCAAGCAATGTGTTAAAGAACCTGAATTCGAAGATAAATTTCTTATTTTGATGGTAGGGCGCTTAGCCAAGGAAAAGCGTCATGACTTGGTTATGCAGGCTATTAAACAATCAAAATTTAAAGATAAAATCCAATTAGTTGTGACTGGCCAAGGTGCATTAAGAGCAGAGCTTATTGATTTGGGTAATACTTTACCGAACCCAGCTTTCTTTGAGTATGTTAGCCAAGAAAAATTAATTTCATTATTTAATACCGCAGATTTATTTATTCATGCTTCTGAAATAGAACTTGAAGGCATGGCGGTTTTAGAGGCAATTGGTTGTGGTTTGCCCGCTTTGATTAGCGATGCTGAACATAGTGCTTCTGCTCAGTTTGCATTGAATGACGATTTTTTGTTCACCTCAGGTGACGTAGAGAGTTTGACTACAAAAATGGATTATTGGATTGAGCATGACGCGGAACTAAAAGCAACGAAAGCATTGTATTTGGCCAAGGCACAAGCGTATGCTTTTGAGGCCTGTGTGCAACAGGCAAAGAAGCTTTATGACGGTGTTGTCAGTCATAAAAATAGTGAAAAAGCTTAA
- a CDS encoding twitching motility protein PilU has protein sequence MERNDAMSFILKLLKLMLEKDGSDLFITAGFPPAMKIKGIMTPISKQPLSANDAKSLTQCIMNDKQLKEFEESKECNFAISPAGLCRFRVNAYVQQGMQGLVMRTIAAEIPNFEQLGLPPILKDLIMSKTGLIIMVGGTGSGKSTSMASMLDHRNENSYGHIITIEDPIEYVHQHKNCVIMQREVGVDTNGWEIALHNTLRQAPDVIVLGEIRDKEIMNFGLEFAQTGHLALATLHANNANQAIDRMLGFFSTETQAKLMQDISLNLRAIISQRLIKTVDGGRCAAIEILINTPLMSDLIAKGDISGMKPIMAKSRELGMKTFDQAIFELYQEGRINYDEALRNADSANELRLQIKLAGGGAGEENELSLADTDD, from the coding sequence ATGGAAAGAAATGACGCGATGTCCTTTATCTTGAAGCTGCTCAAACTGATGCTAGAAAAGGACGGCTCCGATCTATTTATAACCGCTGGATTTCCACCTGCAATGAAGATAAAGGGCATTATGACCCCTATCTCCAAACAGCCCCTATCAGCGAATGATGCAAAGTCTCTTACTCAGTGCATCATGAATGATAAGCAGCTAAAGGAATTTGAAGAGAGCAAGGAATGTAACTTTGCAATCTCTCCTGCCGGGCTATGTCGTTTTCGAGTTAATGCCTATGTACAACAGGGAATGCAAGGCTTGGTAATGCGTACTATTGCTGCTGAAATACCCAATTTTGAGCAGCTTGGCCTCCCTCCCATACTGAAAGACCTGATTATGTCGAAAACAGGTTTAATTATCATGGTTGGCGGGACTGGCTCAGGTAAGTCAACATCCATGGCTTCCATGCTGGATCATCGCAATGAAAATAGCTATGGCCACATCATTACCATTGAAGACCCTATTGAATACGTACACCAACATAAAAACTGCGTGATCATGCAACGCGAGGTCGGGGTTGATACCAATGGCTGGGAAATTGCACTGCACAACACTTTACGTCAAGCGCCTGATGTCATTGTATTGGGAGAAATTCGTGATAAAGAAATTATGAATTTTGGATTGGAGTTTGCTCAAACTGGCCACTTGGCATTAGCAACTCTGCATGCCAATAATGCTAACCAAGCTATTGACCGAATGTTAGGGTTCTTTTCAACAGAAACTCAAGCTAAATTAATGCAAGATATATCATTAAACTTGCGCGCCATTATCTCTCAACGTCTGATCAAAACGGTTGATGGTGGTCGCTGTGCAGCCATTGAAATCCTTATTAATACCCCTCTTATGTCCGATCTAATTGCTAAAGGTGATATTTCAGGGATGAAACCCATCATGGCTAAATCTCGCGAATTAGGTATGAAAACTTTCGACCAAGCTATTTTTGAACTTTATCAAGAAGGCCGGATAAACTATGATGAGGCACTTAGAAATGCCGATTCGGCCAATGAACTACGCTTACAAATCAAACTAGCAGGTGGTGGTGCAGGCGAGGAAAATGAACTATCCCTTGCTGATACTGATGACTAA